Proteins from one Juglans microcarpa x Juglans regia isolate MS1-56 chromosome 6S, Jm3101_v1.0, whole genome shotgun sequence genomic window:
- the LOC121236536 gene encoding class V chitinase-like, translating into MANISTLLDQWRVAVNSEAKNSSNPELLLVMAGNRLPVLGSVIYPIDSMRRNLDWVHVIAYNYYLPAGRDRVTFFHATLYGPSNMANTDYGINEWKRRSFLPSKLVLGLPYHGYAWTLLSPQKNPMGAVSKGPAITSDGAVGYKWFK; encoded by the coding sequence ATGGCCAACATCAGTACCCTTTTGGACCAGTGGCGAGTTGCTGTAAATTCTGAGGCAAAAAATTCAAGCAATCCAGAGTTACTCCTGGTCATGGCCGGCAATCGTCTGCCAGTTTTGGGTTCAGTGATTTACCCAATTGATTCAATGAGGAGGAACTTGGATTGGGTACATGTAATAGCATACAATTACTATTTGCCTGCAGGTAGGGATAGAGTCACATTCTTTCATGCAACTTTGTATGGCCCTTCGAACATGGCTAATACGGATTATGGCATAAATGAGTGGAAGAGAAGAAGTTTTTTGCCAAGCAAGTTGGTCTTGGGGTTGCCTTACCATGGCTATGCGTGGACACTTTTGAGCCCCCAAAAGAATCCAATGGGTGCAGTCTCTAAGGGTCCGGCTATCACCAGCGACGGTGCCGTGGGCTATAAGTGGTTCAAATAG
- the LOC121236537 gene encoding uncharacterized mitochondrial protein AtMg00860-like yields the protein MVLDTLAANTLFAKKNKCRFACEEIEYLGHLVSAKGVKADLAKIKAMLEWPLPKSLKSLRGFLGLTGYYRKFVKGYGSIAAPLTNLLNKDAFNWGSEATVAFTDLKEAVTNPPVLASPDFSKLFLLECDASDRGIGAVLS from the coding sequence ATGGTATTGGATACATTGGCAGCAAATACTCTTTTTGCAAAAAAGAATAAGTGCAGGTTTGCTTGTGAGGAGATTGAATACTTGGGCCACTTAGTCTCTGCAAAGGGTGTCAAAGCAGATCTAGCCAAGATCAAGGCAATGCTCGAGTGGCCTCTACCAAAATCCCTTAAGTCATTAAGAGGATTTCTTGGTCTAACTGGTTACTACAGAAAATTTGTCAAAGGGTATGGCTCCATTGCTGCCCCATTGACAAATTTGTTGAATAAGGATGCTTTTAATTGGGGGAGTGAAGCTACTGTAGCATTTACAGATCTAAAAGAGGCTGTGACAAACCCACCTGTCTTGGCTTCACCAGATTTCTCTAAGCTATTTTTGTTGGAATGTGATGCTTCCGATCGAGGGATTGGTGCTGTCTTGAGTTAG
- the LOC121237855 gene encoding ninja-family protein AFP3-like: MGEANQGKALQTKLSKLDDENPRNLLLRFSPEKPKQTQLLPNSEPQLDLSLRLSLGGGYSELFKEKPITRSSSVDGIITEKVNARESDSTLPGIFLSLQRSCSLPVDNVQGQIKLKDMQTKRRTEAQKRLVEKQRRGRAATEEAKPSAEATVPPPTPTSEVAAWAVASASRSPALCRAIIKIKTEGFVSGHRKLEDGDVAAANGAHSSHSLPNPMDTNPVVIPGATANGKSVELSKPKLENPTKKVRLSKGCYQDNGMDVMRQMPSVTTTGDGPNGKKIEGFLCKYTRGQVSIVCVCHGSFLSPAEFVKHAGGKDVKNPMKHINVFPCF, translated from the exons ATGGGAGAGGCAAACCAGGGAAAGGCTCTGCAAACCAAACTTTCCAAGCTAGACGATGAAAACCCAAGAAACCTTTTGCTGAGATTCTCACCGGAGAAACCGAAGCAAACCCAATTATTACCCAATTCTGAACCACAACTAGACCTCAGTCTCAGACTCTCTTTGGGCGGAGGTTACAGTGAACTCTTCAAGGAAAAGCCTATAACCCGGTCATCTTCGGTCGATGGAATAATAACGGAGAAGGTAAATGCCCGCGAATCCGACTCGACCTTGCCgggaatctttctttctttgcagAGATCTTGCTCGCTTCCTGTGGATAATGTGCAAGGGCAGATTAAGCTCAAGGACATGCAAACAAAGAGGAGAACGGAGGCCCAGAAGAGGCTGGTTGAGAAGCAGAGAAGAGGCAGGGCAGCCACAGAGGAAGCAAAGCCTTCAGCTGAGGCGACGGTGCCACCACCGACACCTACGTCTGAAGTTGCTGCTTGGGCAGTGGCTTCTGCGTCGAGGAGCCCTGCACTTTGTCGGGCCATTATAAAGATCAAAACGGAGGGATTTGTGTCTGGGCACCGAAAACTTGAGG ATGGAGATGTGGCTGCAGCAAATGGTGCTCATAGTTCTCACTCATTGCCTAATCCAATGGACACTAACCCTGTGGTCATTCCTGGAGCAACAGCAAATGGAAAATCAGTCGAACTTTCTAAGCCTAAGCTGGAGAATCCAACCAAGAAGGTTAGACTTTCTAAAGGCTGCTATCAGGACAATGGGATGGATGTGATGAGACAGATGCCTAGCGTGACTACAACTGGAGATGGCCCCAATGGTAAGAAAATTGAAGGGTTTTTATGTAAGTACACAAGAGGTCAAGTGAGTATAGTATGTGTTTGCCATGGTAGCTTTCTCTCTCCAGCTGAATTTGTCAAGCATGCCGGTGGGAAGGATGTCAAAAACCCAATGAAGCACATCAATGTTTTCCCTTGCTTCTAG